From a single Anaerolineales bacterium genomic region:
- the cydB gene encoding cytochrome d ubiquinol oxidase subunit II: MSYEFLQTLWFILIAVLWIGFFFLEGFDFGVGMLLPFLGKKDEERRAIINTVGPTWDGNEVWLLTAGGATFAAFPHWYATMFSGFYLALFLLLVGLIIRGISFEYRSKDSNPKWRHTFDWMIAVGSFLAALLLGTAFANLARGVPIDANMMYTGNLFTLLNPFGLLGGLTMVTVFLLYGATFLTLKLEGNLRERARELSKKLYVVAAVVVVLLAVFTYTATDITSKIGVNPGFVPLASVLAIVLVIFFINRKMEGWAFVMTALHIVLTQVAFFTLMFPRVMISSTNPAFSLTIYNASSSQYTLTVMSIIALIFVPIVLAYQGWTYYQFRKRISTDKKSLVY, translated from the coding sequence ATGTCTTACGAATTTTTGCAAACACTCTGGTTCATATTGATCGCCGTGCTGTGGATCGGATTCTTCTTCCTCGAAGGTTTCGATTTCGGCGTCGGCATGTTATTGCCCTTCCTCGGCAAGAAGGATGAGGAACGCCGCGCCATCATCAATACGGTCGGACCGACCTGGGACGGTAATGAAGTCTGGCTCTTGACTGCCGGCGGCGCAACCTTCGCGGCATTCCCCCACTGGTACGCGACCATGTTCAGCGGTTTTTATCTCGCGCTCTTCCTGCTTTTGGTCGGGTTGATCATCCGCGGCATCTCCTTTGAATATCGCTCCAAAGACTCCAACCCGAAGTGGCGTCACACCTTCGATTGGATGATCGCGGTCGGCTCGTTCCTCGCAGCGCTTCTGCTCGGAACTGCATTTGCCAACCTTGCACGCGGCGTGCCGATCGATGCGAACATGATGTACACGGGCAACCTGTTCACCCTGCTCAATCCGTTCGGTCTGCTCGGCGGCTTGACCATGGTAACGGTCTTCCTGCTCTACGGCGCAACCTTCCTGACACTCAAACTCGAAGGTAACCTGCGCGAGCGCGCCCGCGAACTCTCGAAGAAACTCTACGTTGTCGCGGCGGTCGTGGTCGTCCTGTTGGCGGTCTTCACGTACACCGCCACGGATATCACCAGCAAGATCGGTGTCAATCCCGGTTTCGTCCCGCTTGCATCGGTGCTTGCGATCGTGCTGGTGATCTTTTTCATCAACCGCAAGATGGAAGGCTGGGCTTTCGTCATGACCGCGCTTCATATCGTCCTGACCCAGGTCGCGTTCTTCACACTGATGTTCCCGCGTGTGATGATCTCCAGCACCAATCCCGCGTTCTCACTGACCATCTACAACGCCTCGTCCTCGCAATACACGCTGACGGTCATGTCCATCATCGCGCTGATCTTCGTCCCGATCGTGCTCGCCTACCAGGGCTGGACGTACTACCAGTTCCGCAAACGCATCAGCACGGATAAGAAGAGCCTCGTCTATTAA
- a CDS encoding cytochrome ubiquinol oxidase subunit I — MDPITLSRWQFGLTTVYHFLFVPLTLGLSWFVAYFQTRFYQTRDETYRKSAKFWGKLFLINFAIGVVTGIVQEFQFGMNWSEYSRYVGDIFGAPLAVEALMAFFLESTFLGVWIFGEGKIPEKMHLASIWLVAIGSNLSALWILLANGWMQHPVGYVINEINGRAELVDFFALISNPKGWLFFWHTVAAGLATASFFVIGISAYHIVRKQNVELFKRSFLTATIVGLIASTLVFFGGHTNGQFMFETQPMKFSAIEAHWETSAPADFSILTIGDLSGKREVWSFRTSQIGIPGVLSFLACNNFDCEVRGVYDIQAEYEALYGPGDYIPLMVVTYWTFRFMMTIGFAMMLFAFLFLLATRGKYENAKWMKWVPWVIVLPYIANASGWILTEMGRQPWIVQGLLKVEDAVSPNLTTVDLLISLIGYTVVYGALAGAMYYLMKKYAIAGPDAAMHESVDVSTAAVGADD; from the coding sequence ATGGATCCCATCACCCTATCAAGGTGGCAGTTTGGTCTTACCACCGTCTATCATTTCCTCTTCGTCCCGCTCACGCTAGGACTTTCCTGGTTTGTGGCATATTTCCAAACCCGCTTCTATCAAACCAGGGATGAAACGTATCGCAAATCGGCAAAGTTCTGGGGCAAGCTCTTCCTCATCAACTTTGCCATCGGAGTCGTGACCGGCATCGTGCAGGAATTCCAGTTCGGCATGAACTGGTCGGAATATTCACGCTACGTCGGCGACATCTTTGGCGCGCCGCTGGCAGTGGAAGCGCTGATGGCATTCTTCCTCGAATCGACCTTTCTCGGCGTATGGATCTTCGGCGAAGGAAAAATCCCTGAGAAGATGCATCTCGCTTCCATTTGGCTGGTCGCCATCGGCTCGAATTTATCCGCGCTGTGGATTTTGCTCGCCAACGGCTGGATGCAGCACCCGGTCGGCTACGTCATCAATGAAATCAACGGGCGCGCCGAACTGGTGGACTTCTTCGCGCTCATCTCCAACCCCAAGGGCTGGCTGTTCTTCTGGCACACTGTCGCCGCCGGACTTGCCACCGCCAGTTTCTTCGTCATTGGCATCAGCGCGTATCACATCGTCCGCAAGCAGAATGTGGAACTGTTCAAGCGCTCCTTCCTGACCGCCACCATCGTCGGCTTGATCGCCAGCACGCTGGTCTTCTTCGGCGGTCACACCAACGGACAGTTCATGTTCGAAACCCAGCCGATGAAATTCTCCGCCATTGAAGCGCACTGGGAAACTTCCGCGCCTGCCGATTTCTCCATTCTCACCATCGGCGACCTGAGCGGAAAACGCGAAGTGTGGTCGTTCCGCACGAGTCAGATCGGCATCCCCGGAGTCTTAAGCTTCCTGGCGTGTAACAACTTCGATTGTGAGGTCCGAGGCGTGTACGACATCCAAGCGGAATACGAAGCGTTGTATGGTCCCGGAGATTACATCCCGCTCATGGTCGTCACCTATTGGACCTTCCGCTTCATGATGACCATCGGCTTCGCGATGATGCTGTTTGCCTTCCTGTTCCTGCTTGCCACGCGCGGAAAATATGAAAATGCCAAGTGGATGAAGTGGGTGCCGTGGGTGATCGTCCTGCCGTATATCGCCAACGCCAGCGGATGGATCCTGACCGAAATGGGACGCCAGCCGTGGATCGTGCAGGGCTTGCTAAAGGTGGAGGATGCGGTGTCGCCCAACCTCACTACTGTGGACCTGTTGATCTCGCTGATCGGGTATACGGTTGTGTACGGCGCGCTTGCCGGAGCCATGTATTATCTGATGAAAAAATACGCCATCGCCGGACCCGACGCCGCCATGCACGAATCGGTGGACGTTTCCACTGCCGCCGTCGGCGCGGACGACTAG
- the lgt gene encoding prolipoprotein diacylglyceryl transferase: protein MIDPVIFSFKLFNFNVELTWYGVIVMTGVLIGAWIAEREIRRRGESSETLIDAMVWAVIVGILGARLWFVVNSTLGGNQTYIQDPWAIIRPPIAGLHFFGGLLFGGIALAIFLKRNGYDTWLFLDAIAPAALLGQAFGRLGNFINQELYGPPTQLPWGISIDAAHRLPQFPTSLYPVESTRFHPTFAYEMILNVLIVLFLLWLSRRYEDELKPGAIFSAWLLLAGLSRTFIEFFRPDQARIGETFISYTMAVSFLMAVVGLVMLLARLGKIKLALAEGWADEYQLKKVEKKSRPRREYVEDVSDMDDEEEEISSEPEKPVVKKAAERSSGTVRKKSTTSTAAKKPSTRKTPVKAPARTKKAPAKLPPKEKKPAIKRKTEK from the coding sequence ATGATAGACCCTGTAATTTTCAGTTTCAAATTATTCAACTTCAACGTTGAATTGACATGGTACGGCGTGATCGTGATGACCGGCGTCCTGATCGGCGCATGGATCGCTGAGCGCGAGATCCGCAGGCGCGGCGAGAGCAGTGAAACGCTGATCGACGCGATGGTGTGGGCGGTCATTGTCGGTATTTTGGGCGCGCGCTTGTGGTTCGTTGTCAACAGCACGCTGGGCGGCAATCAAACCTATATTCAGGACCCGTGGGCGATCATCCGCCCGCCGATTGCTGGTCTGCATTTCTTTGGCGGTCTGCTGTTTGGCGGTATTGCACTGGCGATCTTCCTGAAGCGGAACGGATACGATACCTGGCTGTTTTTGGACGCCATTGCTCCTGCCGCGCTTCTTGGTCAGGCGTTCGGCAGATTGGGCAATTTCATTAATCAGGAATTGTACGGTCCGCCGACCCAGCTTCCGTGGGGCATTTCCATCGATGCGGCACACCGCCTCCCGCAATTCCCGACCAGCCTGTATCCCGTTGAGTCGACTCGTTTCCACCCGACGTTTGCCTACGAGATGATCCTGAATGTGCTGATCGTGCTGTTCTTGTTGTGGCTCTCCCGCCGTTATGAAGATGAACTAAAACCCGGCGCGATCTTCAGTGCGTGGCTTCTCCTGGCGGGACTTTCCCGCACCTTCATCGAGTTCTTCCGCCCCGATCAGGCGCGCATCGGCGAGACGTTCATCAGTTATACGATGGCGGTCTCTTTCTTGATGGCGGTTGTCGGTTTGGTGATGCTTTTGGCGCGGCTCGGGAAGATCAAACTCGCGCTTGCCGAAGGCTGGGCGGATGAATATCAGCTCAAGAAAGTGGAGAAGAAATCCCGTCCGCGCCGGGAGTATGTGGAAGATGTCTCCGATATGGATGATGAAGAGGAAGAGATCAGTTCCGAGCCGGAGAAGCCAGTTGTGAAGAAAGCGGCGGAGAGATCATCTGGAACCGTAAGGAAGAAGTCCACAACCTCCACAGCGGCGAAGAAACCCTCCACCAGAAAAACGCCGGTGAAAGCGCCTGCAAGGACAAAGAAAGCTCCCGCAAAATTGCCGCCGAAAGAGAAGAAGCCGGCGATTAAGCGCAAGACCGAGAAGTAA
- a CDS encoding Rrf2 family transcriptional regulator — protein MLRINRQTDYAVRVVLALSKKPKGVRLPTSEIGHEMLIPPALLQRIVAELAAGGFIQTQAGRDGGISLAHDPSQITFLQVVEQVEGELYLSDCVIKPDECPFQRRCPVHCQWIRLKNILRDEMSRITFQQLVDEGEQLASPALTLDPVSNSIPIAESIPA, from the coding sequence ATGCTTAGAATCAACCGTCAAACCGATTACGCCGTCCGTGTGGTGCTGGCGCTTTCTAAAAAGCCAAAAGGCGTGCGCCTGCCCACATCCGAGATTGGGCACGAAATGCTCATTCCGCCCGCCCTGCTCCAACGCATCGTCGCGGAACTGGCGGCTGGCGGTTTCATCCAAACCCAGGCGGGGCGCGACGGCGGTATCTCTCTTGCGCACGATCCAAGCCAGATCACCTTTTTGCAGGTCGTCGAACAGGTCGAAGGCGAACTCTATCTCTCCGATTGCGTCATCAAGCCCGACGAGTGCCCGTTCCAGCGCAGATGCCCTGTTCATTGCCAATGGATTCGGCTGAAGAACATCCTGCGCGACGAAATGTCCCGCATCACCTTTCAACAGCTGGTGGATGAGGGCGAACAACTCGCCTCCCCCGCGCTGACGCTTGATCCCGTTTCGAACAGCATTCCCATCGCTGAAAGCATCCCCGCATAA
- a CDS encoding O-methyltransferase produces MTDDLLTYENAQNYITSLIPTREVELMEMEAYAEEHGFPIIGPACGYYCYQLARMIKATSVFELGSGYGYSTAWFAKAIKENGGGVVYHTVWDEELSERARRHLVKLGSADIVKFHVSEALEALRQTEGTFDIIFNDIDKEAYPASLSIIKEKLRSGGLLIIDNMLWHGRIFDKTDLSPATLGVHEFTRQITQDNDWIVSLAPMRDGMIVAYKK; encoded by the coding sequence ATGACGGATGATCTATTGACCTACGAAAATGCGCAGAATTACATCACATCCCTCATCCCGACGCGGGAGGTGGAGTTGATGGAGATGGAGGCATACGCCGAGGAGCATGGCTTTCCCATCATCGGTCCCGCCTGCGGATATTACTGTTACCAACTGGCGCGGATGATAAAGGCGACGTCCGTTTTTGAGCTTGGTTCGGGTTACGGCTATTCCACGGCATGGTTTGCAAAAGCCATCAAAGAGAATGGCGGGGGCGTGGTGTATCACACCGTCTGGGATGAGGAACTGTCTGAAAGGGCACGCAGGCATCTCGTCAAGTTGGGAAGCGCGGACATTGTCAAGTTCCACGTTTCGGAGGCGCTGGAGGCGCTCCGTCAAACCGAAGGGACGTTCGATATCATCTTCAACGATATTGACAAGGAAGCCTATCCCGCGTCACTGTCGATCATTAAGGAGAAACTGCGCAGCGGCGGGTTGCTGATCATTGACAATATGCTCTGGCACGGACGTATTTTCGATAAGACTGACCTGTCGCCTGCGACGCTGGGCGTGCACGAGTTTACGAGACAGATCACTCAGGATAACGATTGGATCGTATCCCTTGCGCCAATGCGCGATGGGATGATCGTAGCATATAAAAAATAA
- a CDS encoding sulfotransferase, with product MKYNFQLFWRTFYRSFFDHKNTTARLTKKRLIFLLLFYTVWPIGSLIHWFCFWLDDILFPAYKNHQIEKPLFILGNLRSGSTFLHRLLSRDSETFTSLTTWDIYLTPSVTQKKITQFVSRLDKKYFNSILHRALFAFDRATLGKIKIHPISFFQPEEDENIHLHIWDGYFVTFLFPFMDEMPNYQHFDEALSPEHKKRIMTFYKSMLQRHMYATGKKYFVAKNPAFSAKVETLVEFFPDARIIYLARNPLDMLPSTISWINYARRQFTDPGDGYFYIEEILDMTQHWYRYPLQYLDAHPSPRYLILNYDDLILRPEAVIRGFYEQFGYPDKPGLPYIIDQAVKETMTFNSDHSYSYEQMGFTREQIVEVYRDIFERFGFDTREDEALLPVKRVELDR from the coding sequence ATGAAATATAATTTCCAATTATTCTGGCGAACGTTCTATCGCTCGTTCTTCGACCACAAAAACACCACCGCCCGCCTCACGAAAAAAAGACTGATCTTTCTCCTGCTTTTCTACACTGTCTGGCCCATCGGCAGTCTCATCCACTGGTTTTGCTTCTGGCTGGACGACATTCTCTTCCCCGCCTACAAAAATCACCAAATCGAAAAACCGCTCTTTATACTGGGCAACCTGCGCAGCGGCTCGACCTTTCTGCACCGCCTGCTCTCGCGTGATTCGGAAACCTTCACCAGCCTGACGACATGGGATATTTACCTCACGCCTTCGGTGACGCAGAAGAAGATCACACAGTTCGTTTCGCGCCTTGATAAAAAATATTTCAACAGTATATTGCACCGCGCGCTGTTCGCGTTCGACCGCGCCACACTCGGCAAGATAAAAATCCACCCGATCTCGTTCTTCCAACCCGAAGAGGATGAGAACATCCATCTGCACATCTGGGACGGCTATTTCGTGACCTTCCTCTTCCCGTTCATGGATGAGATGCCGAATTACCAGCACTTCGACGAGGCGCTTTCCCCCGAACACAAGAAGCGCATCATGACGTTCTACAAGTCCATGCTGCAGCGGCACATGTACGCCACGGGCAAGAAATATTTTGTGGCAAAGAATCCCGCATTCAGCGCCAAGGTCGAAACGCTGGTCGAATTCTTCCCCGACGCGCGCATCATCTACCTCGCCCGCAACCCGCTCGACATGCTGCCCTCCACCATCTCGTGGATCAACTATGCGCGCCGTCAATTCACCGACCCCGGGGATGGATATTTCTACATCGAAGAAATCCTCGACATGACCCAGCACTGGTACCGCTACCCGCTCCAATACCTGGATGCGCATCCATCTCCCCGTTACCTGATCCTGAACTATGACGATCTGATCCTGCGCCCGGAGGCGGTCATCCGCGGGTTCTACGAGCAGTTTGGTTACCCCGATAAGCCCGGTCTGCCCTATATCATTGACCAGGCTGTCAAAGAAACCATGACCTTCAACAGCGACCACAGCTATTCCTACGAACAGATGGGCTTCACCCGCGAGCAGATCGTGGAAGTTTACAGAGACATCTTCGAACGTTTCGGGTTCGACACGCGCGAAGACGAAGCCCTGCTCCCCGTCAAACGAGTGGAACTGGATAGATAA
- a CDS encoding MalY/PatB family protein: MTNFNITPDRRKNINLTKWTAYPKDVLPMWVADMDFPAPKPILDALRKRLDHGVLGYEIPGPVLQETVAARMEHLYGWKVKPEAVLATPGIVAGFSVAARAFCSPKKGVAILTPVYNAFHDVKHNVGTPQVDIPLVKTVKGNIIRYEIDWDLFEKRVKKVRMFLLCNPHNPLGIIFSRKELTRMAEICIKHKVLIVSDEIHAELLLDGNTFTPMAKLSREIEKHVITLVAPSKTFNVPGLFCGFAVIPNKELRERLEKEIHHLSLHVASPGLHASHTAYLGKCDRWLADLLRHLTSNRDFLVDYVTEHMPNVRTTIPAATYLGWLDFTQTGIESPFEFFMDKAKVALSDGKIFGKEGKGHLRINFGTSRVMLKEGLERMRRAMEKI; this comes from the coding sequence ATGACAAACTTCAACATCACCCCTGACCGCCGCAAGAACATCAACCTTACCAAATGGACGGCATATCCGAAAGATGTCCTGCCGATGTGGGTCGCGGATATGGACTTCCCTGCGCCGAAACCGATCCTGGATGCGCTGCGCAAACGACTGGATCACGGCGTGCTGGGATATGAGATTCCCGGACCGGTTTTGCAGGAGACCGTCGCCGCGCGGATGGAACATCTATACGGCTGGAAGGTCAAGCCCGAGGCTGTGTTGGCGACGCCGGGCATCGTGGCTGGATTCAGCGTCGCGGCGCGCGCGTTCTGTTCACCGAAGAAGGGCGTGGCGATCCTGACACCGGTGTACAACGCGTTCCATGACGTGAAGCATAATGTCGGGACCCCGCAGGTGGATATTCCGCTCGTGAAGACTGTCAAGGGCAATATCATCCGTTACGAAATTGACTGGGACCTGTTCGAGAAGCGCGTAAAGAAAGTGCGGATGTTCCTGCTGTGCAATCCGCACAACCCGCTGGGGATCATCTTCTCGCGTAAGGAACTGACGCGCATGGCGGAGATATGCATCAAACACAAGGTGCTGATCGTTTCAGATGAAATCCATGCCGAGTTGTTGCTGGACGGCAATACGTTCACGCCGATGGCGAAACTCTCGCGCGAGATCGAGAAACACGTCATCACACTGGTCGCGCCGTCCAAGACCTTCAACGTCCCCGGTTTGTTCTGCGGATTCGCGGTCATCCCGAACAAGGAATTACGCGAGCGGCTCGAAAAAGAGATACATCACCTGAGTTTGCATGTCGCCAGTCCGGGACTCCACGCCTCGCACACGGCATATTTGGGCAAATGTGACCGCTGGCTCGCGGACCTGCTCCGCCATCTCACCTCCAACCGTGATTTTCTCGTGGACTATGTGACGGAACATATGCCAAACGTCCGTACGACGATTCCCGCCGCGACCTACCTCGGCTGGCTGGATTTCACGCAGACAGGCATCGAATCGCCCTTTGAGTTTTTCATGGACAAGGCGAAAGTGGCGCTGAGCGATGGAAAGATATTTGGAAAAGAAGGGAAAGGTCACCTGCGGATCAACTTTGGCACGTCACGCGTGATGTTGAAGGAGGGATTGGAGCGGATGCGAAGGGCGATGGAGAAAATATAA
- a CDS encoding thiolase domain-containing protein — MRKVAILGIGQTKVDEHWDKSLRELGGEAAFAAMQDAGMEQVDALYVGNMLSSMVSGQNQLGTFFSDWIGLWKQEAVKIEAACGSGAAAFRSALMAVASGDVESALVVGVEKMTDKAGRDVTAALATAADSDYEVEQGVSFVGLNALVMRRYMHEFGWKHEDFAPFSINAHANAMHNPFARLHEKVTVEKFERSSMVATPINLLDASPVGDGAAAAIIVPAEKVMRRPRVVVAASAAATDTIGVHSRKDPLFLQAAYLSSKKAYEMAGIAPNDIDVFELHDAFTIMAALSLEASGFAERGQGVRLGLENAISPQGRLPVCTRGGLKARGHPVGATGMYQIVEVVQQLRGECGKTQVDGAKIGMAQNIGGSGATILTHILSAVE, encoded by the coding sequence ATGAGAAAAGTAGCCATCCTTGGAATCGGTCAAACAAAAGTAGATGAACATTGGGATAAGTCCCTGCGTGAGCTTGGCGGGGAAGCCGCCTTTGCCGCCATGCAGGATGCGGGCATGGAGCAGGTCGACGCACTTTATGTCGGCAACATGCTTTCGTCCATGGTCAGCGGGCAGAACCAGTTGGGAACCTTCTTCAGCGATTGGATCGGATTGTGGAAGCAGGAAGCGGTCAAGATCGAAGCAGCATGCGGATCGGGAGCCGCCGCGTTTCGTTCCGCGCTGATGGCGGTTGCCTCCGGCGACGTCGAATCCGCACTGGTGGTGGGTGTCGAAAAAATGACCGACAAAGCGGGGCGCGATGTCACTGCCGCATTGGCGACTGCCGCCGATTCCGATTATGAAGTGGAGCAGGGCGTTTCGTTCGTGGGGCTGAACGCGCTGGTGATGCGGCGCTACATGCACGAGTTCGGCTGGAAGCATGAAGACTTTGCGCCGTTCTCGATCAATGCGCACGCCAACGCAATGCATAATCCATTTGCGCGATTGCACGAAAAAGTGACCGTGGAAAAATTCGAGAGATCTTCGATGGTGGCGACGCCAATTAATTTGCTGGATGCCTCGCCGGTGGGGGACGGGGCGGCGGCGGCGATCATCGTCCCTGCCGAGAAGGTGATGCGCAGACCGCGAGTCGTTGTGGCGGCTTCCGCTGCGGCAACGGATACGATCGGAGTCCACTCACGCAAGGATCCGCTGTTTTTGCAGGCGGCGTATCTATCGTCAAAAAAGGCGTATGAGATGGCGGGGATCGCGCCAAATGATATCGACGTGTTCGAACTGCATGACGCCTTTACCATCATGGCGGCGCTTTCGCTCGAAGCCAGCGGATTCGCGGAACGCGGACAGGGAGTCCGCTTGGGGTTGGAAAATGCCATTAGTCCACAGGGCAGGCTTCCCGTCTGTACGAGAGGCGGATTGAAGGCACGCGGTCATCCAGTTGGCGCGACGGGCATGTATCAGATCGTGGAAGTTGTCCAGCAATTGCGGGGCGAGTGTGGGAAGACGCAGGTGGATGGCGCGAAGATCGGCATGGCGCAGAATATCGGCGGCTCCGGCGCGACCATCCTGACGCATATCCTGAGCGCGGTGGAGTAG